In Flavobacterium endoglycinae, one DNA window encodes the following:
- a CDS encoding DeoR/GlpR family DNA-binding transcription regulator, translating into MNNDNEVVNYTKEERKNLILKEINLHTRVSFETLSSKLFVSEDTVRRDINELESESLLIKVKGGAMTKAYHHSSSNQTYAGESKKIIAQKTLGLLHDGMVLLIGGGTTIREFIRLIPNDLNLTIFTVTVLSAVELLDKPNVKIIMIGGSISSYSQMCVSGDVYNQLANIKVDLLILGTNALDIEGGFSDSDWETVQVKKAMIQASEKTAILTISEKLDTVLKMKIANLSEVDYVVTEVDPNDPKLQSYKKAVPSLVFI; encoded by the coding sequence ATGAACAATGACAATGAAGTTGTAAATTACACTAAAGAAGAACGTAAAAATCTTATCTTAAAAGAGATTAATCTGCATACAAGGGTAAGTTTTGAAACGCTTTCTTCTAAATTATTTGTTTCAGAAGATACGGTAAGACGTGATATAAACGAACTTGAGTCAGAATCGCTGCTTATTAAAGTAAAAGGCGGTGCGATGACTAAAGCGTATCATCATTCTTCATCTAATCAAACCTATGCGGGCGAATCTAAAAAGATTATTGCGCAAAAAACATTAGGACTTCTTCATGACGGTATGGTTTTATTAATTGGCGGCGGTACCACAATTCGTGAATTTATCCGCTTAATTCCAAATGATTTAAATCTTACTATTTTTACGGTTACCGTTTTATCTGCTGTTGAACTTCTAGACAAACCCAATGTAAAAATCATTATGATTGGCGGCAGTATTTCATCATACAGTCAGATGTGTGTGAGCGGCGATGTTTACAATCAGCTGGCCAATATTAAAGTTGACTTGCTGATTTTAGGAACGAATGCCTTAGATATTGAAGGTGGTTTCTCAGATTCTGACTGGGAAACGGTTCAAGTAAAAAAGGCGATGATTCAAGCTTCTGAAAAAACGGCTATCCTCACTATTTCTGAAAAATTGGATACGGTTCTAAAAATGAAAATTGCCAATTTATCCGAAGTGGATTATGTGGTTACCGAAGTTGATCCGAATGACCCAAAATTACAGTCGTATAAAAAGGCAGTTCCAAGTTTAGTATTTATTTAA
- a CDS encoding D-TA family PLP-dependent enzyme, with protein sequence MRENWWKINPDTLIDTPFLAVYEDRIRFNIERVIGAVKGDTTKLRPHIKTHKMGEILELFKIYNIKKVKCATIAEAELAALYDIPDILLAYQPVGIKAERWVSLLQKYPESLFAAIVDNLDSAKALDKLAQENNLILNVYLDLNTGMNRTGISVSEDWSALIEKILKLKNLHFSGVHIYDGHLKGTVEERSAAASEPFFAVSEQIETLQQKLDYELKIVAGGSNTFPFYANQENVESSPGTFVFWDINYTNNLPEQNLRPAAVLVGTIISKPTQSTFCIDIGYKAVASENPIDKRLVILNDENLIPVSHSEEHLVIENQGKNEYKVGDTIYAVPYHVCPTCALYNTVQVVGKDHLIFDEWKVAARARKITI encoded by the coding sequence ATGAGAGAAAATTGGTGGAAAATTAATCCCGATACGCTTATCGACACTCCATTTTTAGCTGTCTACGAAGATCGTATCCGGTTCAATATAGAACGTGTAATAGGAGCTGTAAAAGGTGACACTACAAAACTTCGCCCACATATTAAAACCCATAAAATGGGCGAAATACTCGAATTGTTTAAAATTTACAATATCAAAAAAGTAAAGTGTGCCACAATTGCCGAAGCAGAACTTGCCGCACTGTATGATATTCCGGATATTCTCCTTGCTTATCAGCCCGTAGGCATTAAAGCCGAAAGATGGGTTTCACTATTGCAGAAATATCCTGAGAGTCTTTTTGCTGCGATCGTCGATAATCTTGATTCGGCGAAAGCCTTAGATAAACTTGCTCAAGAAAATAATTTGATCTTGAATGTTTATCTGGACTTAAATACCGGAATGAACAGAACTGGAATCTCAGTTTCTGAAGATTGGTCTGCTTTAATTGAAAAAATTCTCAAATTAAAAAACCTTCATTTTTCCGGCGTCCACATTTATGACGGACATTTAAAAGGCACTGTTGAAGAAAGATCTGCAGCGGCTTCTGAACCTTTTTTTGCTGTTAGTGAACAAATCGAAACGCTGCAGCAAAAACTGGATTATGAATTAAAAATCGTAGCGGGCGGTTCGAATACCTTCCCTTTTTATGCCAATCAGGAAAACGTAGAATCAAGTCCAGGAACATTTGTTTTCTGGGATATTAATTACACGAATAATCTGCCGGAGCAAAACCTCAGACCAGCTGCAGTATTGGTGGGCACTATAATTTCAAAACCCACTCAGTCGACTTTTTGTATTGATATTGGTTATAAAGCAGTAGCTTCAGAAAATCCTATCGATAAAAGACTCGTAATTTTAAATGATGAAAACCTGATTCCGGTTTCGCATTCAGAAGAACATCTGGTAATAGAGAATCAAGGAAAAAATGAGTATAAAGTTGGCGATACCATTTATGCTGTTCCCTATCATGTGTGCCCAACCTGTGCATTGTACAATACGGTGCAGGTTGTTGGAAAAGACCATCTCATTTTTGATGAATGGAAAGTAGCTGCGAGAGCTCGAAAAATTACTATTTAA
- a CDS encoding family 20 glycosylhydrolase, which translates to MHKNIFLFIMFCCFLGNAQNSSGNTSIIPAPNFYKVSGDSIRLNGQIKISFENNKYSPRELKTAQIFESAINKNTSSKKSNIQVLFVTKNPSSSTKKEAYKITITSKKITVTGSEEGLFYAVQSLVQLLPNKIKNQEIKLPCVTLEDEPRYSYRGLHLDVCRHFFSVDVIKDFIAQMSYYKLNNFHWHLTDDQGWRIEIKKYPKLTEIGSKRAQTLVGNKFERSPYFFDGNPYGGFYTQEQIKEVVKFAEDHYVNIIPEIEMPGHATAAVTAYPNLSCFPDRNYKVVESWGVFEDIFCAGKEETFTFLEDVLTEVMALFPSKYIHIGGDECPKARWKECPNCQKRIKDLGLKNEHELQSYLTTRIEKFLNANGRQILGWDEMLEGGLAPNAAVMSWRGESGGISAAKQKHFVIMNPEQVLYLDYNQGYSPQEPLTIGRLTTVEKIYNYNPTPVDSLTVDEQKYIMGAQSNLWSEYLTSPAKLNYMLYPRLFALAEITWTEPQNKNYNHFILHQIPHHLEKLESQKRLYKVPTPFGSEETALIASKYTLDLKPTINNGKIFYTIDGYNPDETAELYSKPVIVNIPKGEFRIIKVIQISESGRRSSINKIIVRNPDLKPALAVEPKKNGLKYEYFTGNFQQVQDLEFSKPVNSGILEGKISSEKWKTKIERYIGLKFDGYIFIPETGNYTFSTLSDDGSKLFIDNELVVNNDGIHWLNEAYGAVKLEKGFHKFNISYFDQVGGTVLNCFMQQEGKEKQEISASQLFYE; encoded by the coding sequence ATGCATAAAAACATATTTCTCTTTATAATGTTTTGCTGTTTCTTAGGAAATGCTCAAAATTCATCAGGCAATACTTCGATTATTCCAGCGCCAAATTTTTATAAAGTTTCTGGAGATAGTATTCGTTTAAATGGACAAATAAAAATTTCTTTCGAAAACAATAAGTACAGTCCAAGAGAATTGAAAACAGCACAAATTTTCGAGTCGGCTATAAATAAAAATACAAGTTCAAAAAAGAGCAACATTCAAGTTTTGTTTGTTACCAAAAATCCATCTTCTTCAACAAAAAAAGAAGCTTATAAAATCACTATTACTTCCAAAAAAATAACCGTTACCGGAAGTGAAGAAGGATTATTTTATGCGGTTCAAAGTTTAGTACAGCTTTTACCCAACAAAATCAAAAATCAGGAAATAAAATTGCCTTGCGTAACCCTTGAAGACGAGCCGAGATACAGCTACCGCGGGCTTCACCTTGATGTATGCCGCCATTTTTTCTCTGTCGATGTTATAAAAGATTTTATAGCACAAATGTCATATTATAAATTAAATAACTTTCACTGGCATTTAACCGACGATCAAGGCTGGAGAATTGAGATCAAAAAATATCCAAAACTGACCGAAATCGGATCGAAAAGAGCACAGACTTTAGTGGGCAATAAATTCGAAAGATCGCCATACTTTTTTGATGGAAATCCGTATGGTGGATTTTATACTCAGGAACAAATTAAGGAAGTGGTAAAATTTGCCGAAGACCATTACGTAAATATTATTCCTGAAATAGAAATGCCGGGTCATGCAACTGCAGCCGTTACAGCTTACCCAAATTTATCGTGTTTTCCTGACCGAAATTATAAAGTTGTAGAATCGTGGGGTGTTTTTGAAGATATTTTCTGCGCAGGAAAAGAGGAAACTTTTACTTTTCTAGAAGATGTGCTGACAGAAGTAATGGCACTTTTCCCAAGTAAATACATTCATATTGGTGGTGACGAATGTCCAAAAGCAAGATGGAAAGAATGTCCAAACTGCCAGAAACGAATCAAAGATTTAGGTTTAAAAAATGAACATGAATTACAAAGTTATCTCACCACACGAATAGAGAAATTCCTAAACGCAAACGGCAGACAAATTCTAGGCTGGGATGAAATGCTGGAAGGCGGACTGGCACCAAATGCTGCTGTAATGTCCTGGCGTGGCGAATCGGGAGGAATCAGTGCTGCGAAACAGAAACATTTTGTAATCATGAATCCTGAACAGGTTTTATATTTAGATTACAATCAGGGATATTCACCACAAGAACCTTTAACGATTGGAAGATTAACCACAGTAGAAAAAATATACAATTACAACCCTACTCCTGTTGACAGCTTAACGGTCGATGAGCAAAAATACATTATGGGCGCACAGTCCAATCTTTGGTCTGAATATTTAACTAGTCCAGCCAAATTAAATTACATGCTTTATCCCCGCCTATTTGCTTTGGCAGAAATCACTTGGACAGAACCTCAGAATAAAAATTACAATCATTTTATTTTACATCAGATTCCGCATCATTTAGAAAAACTGGAATCGCAAAAAAGATTGTATAAAGTTCCAACTCCATTTGGCTCTGAAGAAACTGCCTTAATTGCATCAAAATATACTTTAGATTTAAAACCTACTATTAACAATGGAAAGATTTTCTATACTATTGACGGCTATAATCCTGATGAAACGGCTGAACTTTACAGCAAACCAGTAATTGTAAATATTCCAAAAGGGGAATTCAGGATTATCAAAGTGATTCAAATCAGTGAAAGCGGCAGAAGAAGTTCTATCAATAAAATCATTGTCCGCAATCCCGATTTGAAACCCGCTTTGGCAGTTGAACCCAAAAAGAACGGTTTGAAATACGAATATTTTACTGGAAATTTTCAGCAGGTTCAAGATTTAGAATTTTCGAAACCTGTCAACTCAGGAATTTTGGAAGGCAAAATCAGTAGTGAAAAATGGAAAACAAAAATAGAGCGCTATATCGGTTTAAAATTCGACGGATATATCTTTATACCTGAAACTGGAAATTATACATTTTCAACGCTTTCTGATGACGGATCGAAGCTTTTTATAGATAATGAGCTAGTTGTAAATAACGATGGGATACATTGGCTAAATGAAGCTTATGGAGCAGTGAAACTGGAAAAAGGATTTCACAAATTCAACATCAGTTATTTTGATCAAGTGGGCGGAACGGTTTTAAATTGTTTCATGCAACAGGAAGGCAAAGAAAAACAAGAAATAAGTGCTTCGCAATTATTTTACGAATAA
- a CDS encoding SusD/RagB family nutrient-binding outer membrane lipoprotein yields MKKITFLYIAGILLGSMSSCTKDFEEINTNPNAVEKPNPNFVFSKSQLDGLNNNYFFTNILECGGMMQHYATYKEASGVGDKYLSNEVYFSAYFNQAYPTAINEVEIVIDAVKNNPAESNKLNIARIWKAYLYHRITDLYGDIPYSEAAKANSTQVFLPKYDSQEFIYKDLLKELDEAATSLDAAKASFGKSDFIYDGDVTKWKKFAYSLMLRLGLRLSKVDAALAKNWVTKAAAGGVIINGTDNAVMKYTDGPNDFNRNPVGFDSRRWDFSAGSYGQKNVEGGKLAKTFIDVLKNTLDPRISVYAGVWEGTTQNTALAVQKGFPNGLKDAPTPAQQATYSEPNQSTVFKYDAPLMLLSNAETNFYLAEAAARGWYTAESDKDLYEKGVKASFLNMGIYGAAYAITDAAPYLTLNPYNTAGTFDQKMNQIHTQIWIALFVDEQEVYANWRRTGYPVLVPVNFPGNVTNGTIPRRLKYPVSEYSVNSSNLAEALKRQGEDTFTTKIWWDK; encoded by the coding sequence ATGAAAAAGATAACCTTTTTATATATCGCAGGAATACTTTTAGGAAGTATGTCATCTTGTACCAAAGATTTTGAAGAAATCAATACCAACCCCAATGCGGTTGAAAAACCAAATCCAAATTTCGTTTTCAGCAAATCACAGCTGGACGGATTAAACAACAATTACTTTTTTACCAATATTCTGGAATGCGGCGGTATGATGCAGCATTATGCGACTTACAAAGAAGCTTCTGGAGTGGGTGATAAATATTTAAGCAACGAGGTTTATTTTTCGGCTTATTTTAACCAAGCGTATCCAACTGCTATAAATGAAGTCGAAATTGTAATTGATGCGGTAAAAAATAATCCCGCAGAAAGCAACAAACTCAATATTGCCCGAATCTGGAAAGCATATTTATATCACAGAATTACCGATTTGTATGGAGATATTCCGTATTCAGAAGCGGCAAAAGCAAACAGCACCCAAGTGTTTTTACCGAAATACGATTCTCAGGAATTTATATATAAAGATTTACTGAAAGAATTGGATGAAGCAGCTACAAGTCTGGACGCGGCAAAAGCTAGTTTCGGAAAATCTGATTTTATCTATGATGGCGATGTAACCAAATGGAAAAAATTTGCTTACTCTTTAATGCTTCGTTTAGGTTTGAGACTTTCTAAAGTCGATGCTGCACTGGCTAAAAACTGGGTTACAAAAGCCGCAGCCGGAGGTGTAATCATAAACGGAACCGACAATGCGGTAATGAAATACACTGACGGACCAAATGATTTTAACCGAAATCCCGTTGGTTTCGATTCTAGAAGATGGGATTTCAGCGCTGGTTCGTACGGACAGAAAAACGTAGAAGGCGGAAAATTAGCCAAAACATTTATTGATGTTTTAAAAAATACGTTAGATCCAAGAATAAGTGTGTATGCAGGTGTTTGGGAAGGAACCACTCAAAATACCGCTCTTGCCGTTCAGAAAGGTTTTCCAAACGGACTTAAAGATGCTCCTACTCCTGCGCAACAAGCAACCTATTCTGAGCCAAACCAAAGTACTGTTTTTAAATACGATGCTCCTTTAATGCTTTTAAGCAATGCCGAAACTAATTTCTATTTAGCCGAAGCTGCCGCAAGAGGATGGTACACAGCAGAAAGCGATAAAGATTTATATGAAAAAGGGGTAAAAGCATCGTTTCTAAACATGGGCATTTACGGCGCTGCTTATGCGATTACAGATGCTGCTCCGTATCTAACATTGAACCCTTATAATACCGCTGGAACATTCGACCAAAAAATGAATCAGATTCACACTCAAATTTGGATTGCTCTGTTTGTAGATGAACAAGAAGTGTATGCAAACTGGAGACGAACAGGTTATCCGGTATTGGTTCCTGTAAACTTTCCTGGGAATGTTACCAATGGCACAATTCCAAGACGTTTAAAATATCCAGTCAGCGAATATTCAGTGAATTCCAGTAACTTAGCTGAAGCACTAAAACGCCAAGGTGAAGATACTTTCACAACAAAAATCTGGTGGGATAAATAA
- a CDS encoding bifunctional 4-hydroxy-2-oxoglutarate aldolase/2-dehydro-3-deoxy-phosphogluconate aldolase: MYSILKTQGVLPLVTQIDTQTAEIILKSAAATGIKIIEFAARAANAKEVFNHMISFRNANNLDLKIAVGSILNVADAAVFHKLGADCIVCPHTDPEIGEYCLKNNLYWMPGAATLNEILHANKLGAEIVKLFPADKIGGPGYVKAIKAPFPDLKLMPTGGVTLEESNLKSWFKVGVVCVGIGSNLFSKELLAQLTYEKSVEAFQNLIEVIEKTRN; this comes from the coding sequence ATGTACAGCATTTTAAAAACACAAGGCGTACTTCCGTTAGTAACACAAATCGACACTCAAACTGCCGAAATCATTTTGAAATCTGCTGCCGCGACAGGTATTAAAATCATCGAATTTGCCGCACGAGCCGCTAATGCAAAAGAAGTTTTCAACCATATGATTTCGTTTCGAAATGCTAATAATTTAGACTTAAAAATAGCGGTAGGCTCTATTTTAAATGTAGCCGATGCAGCTGTTTTTCATAAACTGGGAGCAGACTGTATTGTTTGCCCTCATACTGATCCTGAAATTGGCGAGTATTGTTTAAAAAACAATTTGTACTGGATGCCGGGAGCGGCAACTTTAAACGAAATACTTCATGCCAACAAACTGGGTGCAGAAATAGTAAAACTTTTCCCTGCTGATAAAATTGGCGGCCCGGGATATGTAAAAGCAATCAAAGCGCCGTTTCCTGATTTGAAATTAATGCCAACTGGCGGTGTAACTTTAGAAGAAAGCAATTTAAAATCGTGGTTTAAAGTAGGCGTCGTTTGTGTGGGAATTGGATCGAATTTATTTTCAAAAGAACTTTTAGCGCAATTAACCTATGAAAAATCGGTTGAAGCTTTTCAAAATTTAATTGAAGTTATCGAAAAAACAAGAAACTAA
- a CDS encoding dipeptidase, producing MFILDAHLDLSMNAMEWNRDLRNDVKTLRHLEKGMTDKPDRERATVSFPDLRRGNIGIVVATQIARFVKPDSIIPGWNSPEQAWAQTQGQLAWYKGMEEAGEMTAITNKESLLKHFTLWNDGTPNDKKPIGYILSLEGADSIVDISYLEKAYDYGLRAIGPAHYGPGRYANGTDATGKMNQNGFDLLKEMERLNIILDATHLCDDAFWQAMDYYNGPIWASHNNCRSLVDHNRQYSDEMIKALISKGAVIGGALDAWMLVPNWERGVSTPKGTNCDLETVFKHMDHICQLAGNANHIGIGSDLDGAFGTEQCPYDLDNIADLQKLVLIFKNHGYTDEDLKKIFHQNWIDFLVKNWD from the coding sequence ATGTTTATATTAGATGCCCATTTAGACCTGAGCATGAATGCGATGGAATGGAACAGAGATCTAAGAAATGATGTAAAAACCCTGCGTCATTTAGAAAAAGGAATGACCGACAAACCTGATCGTGAACGTGCGACTGTTTCGTTTCCGGATCTACGACGCGGCAATATTGGAATTGTCGTAGCCACCCAAATCGCTCGATTTGTAAAACCAGACAGTATTATTCCGGGTTGGAATTCTCCTGAACAAGCTTGGGCACAAACACAAGGTCAGCTGGCGTGGTACAAAGGCATGGAAGAAGCCGGCGAAATGACTGCGATTACCAATAAAGAATCGCTTTTAAAACATTTTACTTTATGGAACGATGGAACGCCAAACGATAAAAAACCAATTGGCTATATTTTAAGTCTCGAAGGTGCTGATTCTATTGTCGACATTTCTTATTTAGAAAAAGCTTACGATTATGGTTTACGCGCTATAGGTCCTGCACATTATGGTCCGGGACGTTACGCCAACGGAACAGATGCGACTGGAAAAATGAACCAAAATGGTTTTGATTTACTAAAAGAAATGGAGCGTTTAAATATTATTCTTGATGCTACTCATTTGTGTGATGATGCTTTTTGGCAGGCAATGGATTATTACAATGGTCCAATCTGGGCGAGTCACAACAACTGCCGAAGTCTGGTGGATCATAACAGACAATATAGTGACGAAATGATAAAAGCATTGATTTCTAAAGGCGCAGTAATTGGCGGCGCTTTAGATGCTTGGATGTTGGTTCCGAATTGGGAACGCGGTGTTTCGACACCAAAAGGTACAAACTGCGATCTCGAAACCGTTTTTAAACACATGGATCACATTTGTCAATTGGCTGGAAATGCGAATCATATTGGCATAGGTTCAGATCTTGACGGTGCATTTGGCACAGAACAATGTCCGTATGATTTAGACAATATTGCCGATTTGCAGAAATTGGTTTTGATTTTTAAAAACCACGGTTATACCGATGAAGATTTAAAGAAAATCTTTCACCAAAACTGGATTGATTTTTTAGTAAAAAACTGGGATTAA
- a CDS encoding GntP family permease, whose protein sequence is MSILILTACIAFLILQIAWFKINPFIAFIITALLAGLFLGLPIETLSQTVQKGLGEMLGSITLIIVFGTCIGKLTVSSGAANVIAKTVMGWTGRKYVRLGLMITGFIVGIPLFYSVGFVLLVPLIFSVAHQFKLSKVYLGIPMLASLSVAHGFLPPHPSPMALSSILKADIGLVLVYGIIIAVPTIFIAGLLFSNLLKNIKTESNHEILNVEEIANEGKLPSFSISLFSALFPVFGLTLTSLLPLVSSNETVINICKTVGEPSMIMLISLLICTYTLGTRMDRSLASVMDDYAIAIKDVALIVLIVGGAGSLKEVMIVSGVNETIVSTLTMTNIHPYLLAWIMAAIIRVCVGSATAAGLMTASVLLPLLQTNGLDSNLLVLSVGAGSLMCSHVNDPSFWMFKEYFNISLKDTFKSWTVMESLVSVLGIIFVFILNSIIH, encoded by the coding sequence ATGAGCATTTTAATACTAACTGCGTGCATTGCCTTTTTAATCCTGCAAATTGCTTGGTTTAAAATCAACCCGTTTATTGCCTTTATCATAACTGCTTTATTGGCTGGTTTATTTTTAGGACTGCCTATAGAAACGTTATCGCAGACGGTACAAAAAGGTCTGGGAGAAATGCTGGGTTCCATTACTTTGATTATTGTTTTTGGAACCTGCATCGGGAAACTGACCGTGTCTTCCGGCGCAGCTAATGTTATTGCCAAAACCGTTATGGGATGGACGGGCAGAAAATACGTACGCCTCGGCTTAATGATTACCGGATTTATTGTTGGGATACCTCTATTTTATAGTGTTGGATTTGTTTTGTTAGTACCTCTGATCTTTTCAGTAGCCCATCAGTTCAAACTGTCAAAAGTATATCTGGGAATTCCAATGCTGGCGTCGCTTTCGGTAGCGCACGGTTTTTTGCCTCCACATCCGTCTCCAATGGCTTTAAGCAGTATTCTAAAAGCCGATATTGGTCTAGTTCTAGTCTACGGAATTATAATTGCTGTTCCTACGATTTTCATAGCAGGTCTGTTATTTTCAAACCTGCTTAAAAATATCAAAACCGAATCGAACCATGAGATTTTAAATGTAGAAGAAATAGCTAACGAAGGGAAACTTCCAAGTTTCTCTATCAGTTTATTTTCGGCATTGTTTCCGGTTTTTGGTTTAACCTTGACCTCATTATTACCTTTAGTTTCAAGTAACGAAACAGTCATCAATATTTGTAAAACAGTTGGCGAACCAAGTATGATTATGCTGATTTCTTTACTTATCTGTACTTACACATTAGGCACACGTATGGATAGAAGTTTAGCTTCTGTTATGGATGATTATGCAATTGCCATTAAAGACGTCGCTCTGATTGTTTTAATTGTTGGCGGAGCAGGAAGTCTGAAAGAAGTAATGATTGTGAGCGGAGTAAACGAAACCATTGTTTCGACCTTAACCATGACTAACATTCATCCCTATTTATTGGCTTGGATAATGGCCGCTATCATTCGGGTTTGTGTGGGTTCTGCCACAGCAGCAGGATTAATGACTGCCAGCGTTTTATTACCTTTACTACAAACTAACGGACTCGATTCCAATTTATTAGTATTGTCCGTTGGAGCCGGAAGCCTTATGTGTTCGCATGTAAACGACCCCAGTTTCTGGATGTTTAAGGAATATTTCAACATCAGCCTAAAAGACACTTTTAAATCATGGACTGTCATGGAATCATTAGTATCGGTTTTAGGAATTATTTTCGTTTTTATTTTAAACTCAATTATACATTAA
- a CDS encoding RidA family protein yields MNLLPQEKFETLGLSLPPAPQPLGIYKPYLVDGKYLYLSGHGPVRDDKSLIIGRIGDDMDIEEGKLAARQVGLTMLSTIVTNFGSLNKVKRVIKVLGMVNCNGDFLRHPYVINGCSELFAEVWGQENGIGVRSAVGMGSLPDNIPVEVEAVFELF; encoded by the coding sequence ATGAATTTATTACCACAGGAAAAATTTGAGACTTTAGGTTTATCCTTACCTCCGGCACCACAGCCGCTTGGTATTTACAAACCGTATTTAGTCGATGGTAAATATTTATATCTGTCAGGACACGGCCCGGTCCGCGACGACAAATCATTAATTATCGGGCGAATTGGCGACGATATGGATATCGAAGAAGGAAAACTGGCTGCAAGACAAGTAGGATTAACAATGCTTTCTACAATCGTTACCAATTTTGGAAGTCTTAACAAAGTAAAAAGAGTTATAAAAGTACTTGGAATGGTAAACTGCAACGGCGATTTTTTAAGACATCCGTACGTAATTAACGGCTGCAGTGAATTGTTTGCCGAAGTATGGGGACAAGAAAATGGAATTGGAGTAAGAAGCGCAGTTGGAATGGGTTCTCTTCCAGATAATATTCCGGTAGAAGTAGAAGCCGTTTTTGAATTGTTCTGA
- a CDS encoding sugar kinase — MNTNIPQTKIATFGELLLRMSVPNGNRFTQAGEMKIHVGGAEANVCVLLSQLGISTDYITRLPQNDLAQLALNELQKYKVNTTNCIYGGDRLGLYFVEAGNQIRQSQVIYDRSNSSFATIGEKQINWEEVLSDATHFHWSGISPGVSYEAGLVCKEAILAAHKKGIPISSDFNFRSKLWQYGKHPSEIMPELLHYSTITVADLDSVEIYFGIKTDPKESEENRFQKTFELLKGKMPFLKTLAMSFRKSDGPAHLYSGMLLHDGNFYQTKENKIHLVTDQIGSGDAFTAGLLYGLSHQLSGQECIDWAVACGVIKQSIPGDFAITNPAEISHFIKNGSSNRINR; from the coding sequence ATGAATACAAATATCCCGCAGACTAAAATTGCCACATTTGGAGAATTGTTGCTTCGAATGAGTGTGCCAAACGGAAACAGGTTTACCCAGGCCGGTGAAATGAAAATTCATGTGGGCGGAGCCGAAGCCAATGTCTGCGTTTTACTTTCTCAATTAGGAATTTCAACTGATTATATCACGCGTCTTCCTCAGAATGATCTCGCTCAGCTTGCTTTAAATGAACTTCAGAAATACAAAGTAAACACGACAAACTGTATATACGGAGGCGATCGTTTAGGTTTATATTTTGTCGAAGCTGGAAACCAAATCAGGCAGTCGCAAGTCATTTATGACCGAAGCAATTCTTCTTTTGCCACCATCGGCGAAAAGCAGATTAACTGGGAAGAAGTTTTAAGTGATGCCACCCATTTTCATTGGTCAGGAATCAGTCCCGGAGTTTCTTATGAAGCAGGTTTGGTTTGCAAAGAAGCAATTCTGGCTGCACATAAAAAAGGAATTCCAATTTCTTCTGATTTTAATTTCAGATCAAAATTGTGGCAATATGGCAAACATCCGTCAGAAATCATGCCCGAACTGCTGCATTACAGTACGATAACGGTAGCTGATCTGGATTCGGTTGAAATTTATTTCGGAATCAAAACAGATCCGAAGGAATCTGAAGAGAATCGTTTTCAGAAAACATTCGAATTATTAAAAGGAAAAATGCCTTTCTTGAAAACACTAGCCATGAGTTTCAGAAAATCAGATGGACCAGCACATTTATATTCAGGAATGTTACTGCACGATGGTAATTTTTATCAAACCAAAGAAAACAAAATACATTTGGTAACCGATCAAATTGGTTCTGGCGATGCTTTTACAGCAGGGCTTCTTTACGGACTTTCGCATCAGCTTTCAGGTCAGGAATGCATTGATTGGGCGGTGGCATGCGGTGTAATCAAACAAAGTATTCCCGGTGATTTTGCCATTACCAACCCTGCCGAAATAAGTCATTTTATTAAAAACGGCTCAAGTAACAGAATTAACAGATAA